The genomic segment AGACTTGCTTGTGTTTCACTAAATACATAGCCTGAACTTAATGTGATAACTGGATAACGATCGCCTTTAATTTGTTTAAGTTGTAATTCGGCAACATTCTTTGACAATAATAAACTTACTAATTGTGGGTTCTGTTTTTCAACTAAATCAGACAATTCGGTAAGTTTTAGATTTTCATCAACTTTAATTTTTTCGATTACATTGAATTGGGTTTGTAGATCTCTTGCTAAAATCTTATTTAATAAAGTTTTAGTGTTTTGAAATACTTCTTGCTGCTTTAATAAGACAACATTATCTGTATTTAAATCTACTTGAGCGTTGAGAACTTCTAATTTAGAAGCTTTACCAATTGCAAACCGATTTTGAGCTAAAGCCAATCTTTGATTAGAAATTACTAAAGTAGAGTCCAACGCTTTTAATTGTTGTTGCTGTTGAACCAAATTAAAATAAGTAGATGATACCTCGCTTAACTTTGATATAATTGTTTGTTGAAGTTGAGTAGATCCTAGTTTTTCAAGTTCTTTTAACTGTTCTAATCGAGTAAACATTTTAAATCCATTAAAAATAGTCCAATCTAAACTTACACCATAATTTAAACTATTATTCAATGCGTTATCTAATGCATTGACAACACCATTTTGTAGCGTTAATGTACTGTTTTGAACTCTATTGTTTGCAGCTACGGAGGCTGTCAATGTAGGAAGCATTCCTGCATTTCCAATAGTAGAATTAGTTTTTGCAATGTTATAATTGTTAGAGGCAATTTTTATTTCAAAGTTGTTCTCTAACGCAATTTTAATAGCATTTTCAATAGTTAAAACTTCTTGCGAATAAGAACTCGAAAAAACAGAAAATACTATTAAATAGAATATTTTGATTCGGTGACAATTTTTCATTTTATTTAATTTCTTGTTCGTATTCAGCAATATGATCAAATTCAGGATAATGTTTTCTGGTTTTAGACCACATCATATATAAAGCTGGTATAACGAATAATGTTAGTACAAGGGAGAAAACAGTTCCTCCTACAATAACCACTCCCATACCAATTCTGCTAGTAGAAGCTGCTCCAAGTGATAGTGCAATTGGCAAAGCGCCCAAAGCAATGGCTAAACTAGTCATTAATATTGGTCGAAGTCGGGCTTCTGAGGCTTCTAAAATAGCTTCTAATTTTGGTTTTCCTTGTTCGCGTAGTTGATTGGCAAATTCCACAATCAAGATTCCGTTTTTAGTAACCAAACCGATTAACATTACGGTTCCAATCTGGCTGAATATATTCCAACTTTGGTTGAACAACCATAATGAAAATAAAGCTCCTGCCACTGCCATTGGAACAGTTAAAATAATAATTATTGGATCTATAAAACTTTCAAATTGAGCAGCTAAGATTAAGAATATTAATAATAAAGCCAACCCAAAAGCGAAACTAGTATTGGAACTACTCTCAACAAAATCTCTTGATTCTCCTCCTAAATCAGTAGTAAAGGAATCGTCTAATACTTTGTCTTTAATTTCGTTCATAGCTTCAATCCCATCTCCAATACTTTTTCCTGGCGCTAAACCAGCTGAAACTGTAGCAGACATAAATCTATTATTATGATACAATTGCGTTGGATTACTTTGCTCTTCAATGGTAATGACGTTATCCATCTGAATTAATTCCCCTTTGTTATTTTTAACAAACATTGAGGTCAGATCCAATGGCTTAGAACGGTCATTTTTTTCAAATTGTCCAATAACTTGATACTGTTTTCCGTTGCGTAGGAAGTATCCAAAACGCTGTCCACTTAATGACAATTGCAATGTTTGAGCTACATCAAGTACTGAAATACCTAAACTTTCTGCTTTCTCTCTGTCAATGGTAACATTGATTTCAGGTTTGTTGAATTTTAAATTCACATCCGTAGTGGAGAAAGTTTCATTCTTAGCTGCTTCTTCCATAAACAAAGGAATTTTTTCTCTTAACTTTTCAAAATTAGAAGCTTGAATAATATATTGGATAGGTAATCCACCGCGTCTATTAACTGCAATTGTTGGTTGTTCGATAACTGATGTTTTTGCTTCGGAATACCCACTTGTCCATTTGGTTAGTTTTTCAGCTACTTCTTTTTGAGACGCTTTTCTTTCGTTGGGTTGTAATAACGAAATTCTAACAAAACCACTATTTACAGATGAAGCATTAAAACCAGGTGAAGTAATCACTAAAGCTACTTTCTTTTCCGGAATAGAATCGTCAACTAATTTTGAAATCTCTTGCATAAAACGATCGGTATATTCATACGAAGAACCTTCTGATGTGGCTACACGCAATACCATTCCGCTACGGTCATCGTAGGGTGCGGTTTCTTTTTTTAACAAATTGAAGAACAGATAAATTAATCCAAAACAAGCTATTAAAATTGGGAAACTCAACCACTTCTTTTTCATAAAACGGGCTAAAGAATCAGCATAGCCACTGTTTAATTTTTGAAAATACGGTTCTGTCAGATTGTAAAATTTCGACTTTTCTTGCTTTCCACCTTTCATCAAATACGCATTCAACATTGGTGTTAGCGTAAGTGAAACAAAAGCAGAAACTAAAACGGCTGCTCCAATAACGACTCCAAATTCCCGGAACAAGCGTCCCACAAAACCTTCTAAGAAAATTACTGGTAAGAATACTGCAGCTAAGGTGATTGAAATCGAAATAACAGCAAAAAAGATTTCGTTGGAACCTTTGATAGCTGCCTCGATTGGACTCATTCCTTCTTCTACTTTTTTGAAAATATTTTCGGTTACTACAATTCCGTCATCTACAACTAGCCCTGTTGCTAAAACAATAGCTAATAATGTAAGTACATTTATAGAGAATCCAAACAACCACATAATAAAAAATGTAGCTATTAAAGAAACTGGAATATCAATTAAAGGTCGGAAAGCAATGGCCCAGTCTCTAAAGAATAAATAGATAATTAAAACAACTAACAAGATTGAAATCCCTAATGTTTCTGCCACTTCAATAACCGATTGTTTTACAAAAACGGTATTGTCAATTACAATATTTAACTTAATATCTTTAGGAAGTTCTTTTTTAAAGCGTTCAAATTCTTTGTAAAATGCTTTCGCTATATCTAAATAATTAGCTCCTGGTCTTGGCACAATAGCAACCCCTACAAGAGGAACGCCAGATTGCATCATATTAGTTTCCACATTTTCTGGACCAATTTCGGCTTTTCCAATATCACTAAAACGAACAATTTTATCTCCTTCGGAACGAATAATGATATTATTAAATTCTTCTTCTTTTGAAATGTTTCCAATGGTTCTCACCATTAATTCGGTATTGGATCCCGTTATTTTACCAGAAGGTAATTCTACATTTTGTTTTACAAGTGCATTTCTAACTTCAGAAACTGTACAACCATAAGAAGCTAATTTTACAGGATCTATCCATAAACGCATAGCATAACGTTTTTGACCCCAAATTTGAATTCCACTGACTCCTGGAATAGTTTCTAATCGCTGACCAATAACATTTTCTGCAAAATCACTTAACTCTAAAGCATTTCGTGAATCACTTTGAACTGTCATCGAAATAATCGCATCACTATTAGCATCCGCTTTTGATACAACAGGTGGCGCATCGATATCTTGAGGTAAGTTTCGAATAGCTTGCGACACTTTATCACGAACATCATTTGCTGCTTCTTCTAAATCTTTGTCTAAGTTAAATTCAACTGTAATGTTACTACTTCCCTGAATACTGGACGAAGTAACATTTCGAATACCATCGATGGAATTAATCGCTTTCTCAAGTGGTTCTGTAATTTGTGACTCGATAATATCAGAGTTGGCTCCAGTATAATTCGTACGAATAGAAACTTGTGCAGGATCAATGGACGGGAATTCTCGAACGCCTAAAAAACTGTATCCAATTAAACCAAACAAAACAATAGTTAAGTTGACAACAATAGTAAATACAGGTCTTTTTATGCTTAATGTAGATAAACTCATTTGTGTTTTTTTAGAAATGTAAATTAGCTGATGCTTATTTAATCTTTACTACGATAGGAGATTCGTCTTTTAATGACATCACTCCTGAAGTTAATACAGTATCTCCTGCTTTTAAACCTGATAATATAAGTATTGAGGCATCTGTTCTCGTAGCTGTTTCAACAAGTACTTCTTTTGCCATTCCTTTATTAGCAATAAATACTTTTTTTCCGTTTTGAACAGGAATAATTGCTTCGGTAGGAATAACTACGGCGTCTTTAATTATGTCTAAAGGAAGTTCCACATCTGCAAAAGTTCCTGGAAATAATTTACCATCTTTATTACTTGCTAATGCGCGAACTTGAAGGGTTCTTGTTGCAATTTCGACTTCTGGCTCAATAGCATACACTTTGGCTGAATACGATTGATCTGATCCAGATACTTTAAATGATATAGTAGCGTTCTTTTTAACTTGAGAAGCATATTTTTCTGGAATAGAAAAAGTAATTTTTAATTGACCACTATTCACCAACTTAGCTACTAAAAGAGAAGGAGTAACGTAGGTTCCAGGAGAAATAGAACGCAATCCAATCTTTCCTGAAAAAGGAGCACGCACCGAAGTTTTTTCTATTTGGGCTTGAATCAGTTGGCTTTGCGCTTGAGTAGTTTTGTAATCGGCACGAGCCACTTCATATTCTTCCTGACTAATAGCTTCTTTTTGGAGTAATAATTTAGCTCTTCTTTCGTTTTCGGCAGACAAACTTTCTTTGGTTTTAGCTTGCGCCAATTGCGCTCTAAGTTCAATATCATTGACTTTGAATAGTAGTTGTCCCTTGCTCACATTACTTCCTTCTTGAAAATAAATAGCAGTTACAATTCCTGAAACTTCAGAGCGAATCTCCACTTGTTCATCGGCTTCAATTGATCCTGATAACGCTAAATTATTGTCAAATGTTTGCAAGTTAACTACATAGCCACTGACAGTTATAGGTTTTTCTTCTTTACCTTTGTCTTTTGGACCGCCATTAGAACTGTTCTTTGTAATTCTGTAACCAATCAATCCTACTAAACCGATAATTAATAGGGAATAAACGAGAGTTTTTATTTTCATATTTAAATCTTGTGTCAATTTTACGCAATTAACAAATTTATAGCTTTGTGTTTTATAAGAGACATTTAATAACCATTAGTTATTAACTCTTTTTAAAAAGTTTTAACATTTAAATTGCAATTCAATAGACATTAAAAAAGCACAAAGGTTTAAATTGATTCCATAAAAATGGTAAGATATTTTAAAATGGGTGATGAGTCAGTCAAGAAGTGGTATACTAATTACTCATCTAAAATAAGAAAAGTAAGAGTGCAATTAACTTATGTAATTCCAAATATTTTTCTTTTTTGTCATTTCAATGAAGACAGTCCGCATTGTAGCATGTTCTGGTTTTTGCATGCTTGCATCTTCTCGGAGTAATTTCAGAGCATAATTTCTAGCTAGCATAAGAATGTCCCTATCTTTTACAATATCGGCAATTTGAAGATTTAAAACCCCGCTTTGTTGCGTTCCCATTAAATCACCTGGACCCCGTAATTTCAAATCAACTTCAGCAATTTCAAAGCCATCATTAGTACTTACCATCGTTTCCATTCGGGTTTTACTGTCAGAACTTAACTTATGGCTGGTCATTAAAATACAATAACTTTGTTCGGCGCCACGTCCTACACGACCACGCAACTGATGCAATTGGGACAATCCAAATCGCTCGGCACTTTCAATAATCATTACGCTGGCATTGGGAACATTAACTCCAACCTCAATTACCGTCGTTGCGACCATTATATTAGTTTTACCTTCGGCAAAGCGTTTCATTTCAGACTCTTTATCCGCGGGTTTCATTTTTCCGTGTAAAATGGAAATAGAATACTGCGGTAGGGGAAAATCTCTTGAAATACTTTCGTAGCCGTCCATCAAGTCTTTAAAATCCATTTTTTCTGATTCCTGAATCAACGGATAGACAATGTAAATTTGTCTCCCTAAAGCAATTTCGTCTTTCAAAAACTTCCAAACTTTCAATCGGTTGCTATCAAATCGATGTACCGTTTGAATGGGTTTTCGTCCGGGAGGTAATTCATCAATGACTGAAATATCCAAATCCCCATACAAACTCATGGCTAAAGTACGCGGAATGGGAGTGGCGGTCATCACTAAAACATGTGGTGGGATGATAGCCCCTCCAACCTCCCCGGAAGGGAGGCTTTCCAAGATAGAGGTTATTTTTTTTAAAACATTTTCAGTATTGTGAATTACTTCTTCGTTAGTAAAACGAATCACTTTAAAACCAATCTCATTTAATATGTTGGTTCGTAATTCATCTGCTTCTCTCTGTTCTGCAGTATTATGATAACCACCATCTACTTCAATAATTAAATTTTTTTCTAAACAAATAAAGTCAACTATAAAAACATCAATAATATGTTGTCTTCTAAATTTAGAATTAAGATTTTTATCTCTAAGACATTCCCAAAGAATATTTTCTGCTTGTGTACTCTTTTTTTTATTTTCGTTTTTAAGCTCTTTTAAAAGAGTATACATTGAAGGTCGTGCAGTTTGATACTTTTTTAAGATACGTTCGGTTTCCCCTCTTTTGGAGGGGTCAGGGGAGGCCTTCTTCCATAGTTTTGAACGTTGCTCTACGCCAAAACGATGTTGTTCATCAATTACGGCGAGTCCCAGATTCTTAAACTGTACTTTATCTTCTAATAAAGCATGGGTTCCGATTAGGATATGTAAACTGCCGTCTTCCAATGCTTCATGAATTATTTTTCGTTCAGCAGTTTTAGTAGAACCAGTTAATAATTTTATATTGATGTTGGCGGTCTTTGCCAATTCGGATAAGCCTAAAAAATGTTGATTGGCTAATATTTCAGTGGGCGCCATTAAGCAAGCCTGAAAGCCATTGTCAATTGCCAAAAGCATACTCATAAACGCGACAATGGTTTTTCCAGAACCTACATCGCCCTGCAACAACCGATTCATTTGGGCATTACTTCCCATATCAGTGCGGATTTCTTTTATGACTCTTTTCTGCGCATTGGTCAACTCAAAAGGCAAATGATTTTGGTAAAAATCATTGAAATGCTGCCCAACAGAAGTAAACGGATGTCCTTTAATTTTATGCTTCTGAATTAGGTTTTTGGTGATTAATTGTAGCTGAATAAAAAACAATTCTTCAAACTTTAATCGGAATTGAGCTTTCGCCAAAGCTTCCGAACTTTGAGGAAAATGAATATTAAATAGCGCGGCTTTCTTAGAAATCAATTTCAATTCGTCTAGCAAATAATCGGGTAAGGTTTCTGAAAACAAGTTTTGAGTTTCCAAAAATAATTGTTGCATCATTTTGATAATAACTCGGTTCGAAACACCACGATTCGCCAAGGTTTCTGTAGAGGGATAAATGGCTTGCATGGCAGAGCGTAAGCTTTTTTGGTGTTCGCTAAGCAATTCTATTTCAGGATGCGCCATATTGAACGTACCATTAAATGAAGTACATTTTCCAAAAATTACCATCACTTCATTCAACTTCAAACTTTCTCGAATCCATTTGTGACCTTGGAACCAAACCAATTCCATTTGACCCGTATCATCCACAAAAGTAGCGACCAAACGTTTTTTATTTTTGCCAAATTCTACGGTTTTAATGTGGATGATTTTGCCTATGATTTGGACTTCAGAAACGGTGTTTTGCAACTCGTTAACTTTATAATAACGCGTTCTGTCTATGTAACGATTAGGAAAGAAATTCACCAAATCTCCGTACTTGAAAATCCCCAATTCCTTACGCAAGAGTTCGCCCCGATTGGGACCAACGCCTTTAAGGTATTCGATAGGAGTTTGTAGAAGATTTTGCTGCATACTGCGAAGATAGTTTTTTGTTAGGAAAATAGAAAGTAGCGTTTGAAAATGATATATTTGAAAATTATTAAAACTACAAAATGATTCTCGATACTCTAGATAACTATCAACTTTACCAGTCTATTAATGAACGTATAGCCAAAGGATTTGAATTTTTACACAATACCGATTTGGATGCTATTCCTTCAGGAAAACACGATATCGATGGCGATACTATTTTTGCTTTGGTACAAGAATACCAAACCAAACCTTTGGCGGAATGTAAATTAGAAAGTCATAAAAAATACATTGACATTCAATATGTGATTCGTGGTGAGGAATTTATGGGAATAACTACTAAGAACAATCAAAAGATTCTGGAGGTAAACGAAGATAAAGACTATACTTTTTATGAAGGGACGACTTCATTAGTGCTTGTTTCAAAAGGAATGTTTACTATTTTCTTCCCAGATGATTTGCACCAACCTTGTGTTCAAACGGAATTAGCTTCCGAAGTGAAGAAAGTAGTGATAAAAGTCTTAATTCAATAAATCCTACTTCGTATATCGTAAATCGTAAACCGTATATCCAATATCGTAAATCGTAAATTATTATGACAACCCATCTCGCTTTACTACGCGGAATCAATGTTTCCGGACACAATATGATTAAAATGGAGGCGTTAAAAACGACTTTGGAAAACTGTGGTTTTCAAAACGTGACGACTTACATTCAATCAGGGAATGTGTTTGTGACGACTGAAGAAGAAAATCCTGCCAAAGTAGGTTTCCTTATCAAACAAGAACTTTTCAAAGCCTTTGGTCACGAAGTGCCTGTGGTGGTGGTTAATAAATCTGATTTAGAAGCTTGTATGACAAATAATCCCTATTTGAAAGAAAAAGACTTGGATACCAAAAAATTGTATGTAGCTTTTGTATCGATTGGGTTACGAAGCGACTCGATTAACGATTTAAAAATGAGTCAGGTAAAGCCAGATCAAGCGCATATTGATGGGAATAGAATATACATTAAATATGCCGTTGGTGCAGGAAAAACTAGATTAGATCAAAAATACATTGAGAAAAAACTGAATGTGACAGCTACAATTAGAAATTGGAATACGGTGACGCAGTTGTTGGAAATGTATACTGCGTTTGATTAACCTTTATCTTGTCCCTACGGGACAAAGTGTCTTATTATGACATCTTGAATTACCAATATTGCATCGCTACGCGATTTGGTGTTACTCTTTAATCATTTGCAAAACCTGCTCCGTTAGGAGCTAAATCTTGGTAATAAAAGAAGTTAACTAATACTTAAGTCCCGAAGGGATGATATGTTTAAAATTTCACACGAAGAGATTTTTGCGGTAACATGGGGTAGAATAAAGGTCCCGTAGAGATGGAAATTAACTATAGTTAAGAGATTTTTGATTCTAAAATTTTATTTAAATGTAATTGTTATCAAAAAGTAGTGTGGAATATTAAATTGTTCTCCTAGTTTTTCTGGTTTAATGTCAGATTGTACAACTTCACAATATGACCCTGAACCATCACTGTGAATTGTTGGTGTTATTATTGCAAACAAAGTGTTTTTCGAATTAATATCGAGGTTTATTACTTCTTTATTTCCAAAAAAATCTTTGAGTACATATTGATCTGAATCACTCATTAAATTAAAATAAGATTTTTTACTACCAAATTTTTTTCCTCTAATGTAAGTTTTCAATTTACCATCACTTAGTCGAAAGAAAAATTTTAATGTTTCTTCCTTTGTAGTTATTTTGAAGTAGTCCGTTTCAAAACCATCAAAAAGTTTTGTAGTACTCAATAAAATCCCATTTTTATACTCTTCGATGTTTATTTTATATGATTTTCCGATTAATTTTAAACTACTAAAGTTTAATTGTTCAATATAAATATTTTCAAAATCAATTAAATCTTGAATTTCTTTGTTTTGACTTCCATAATTATTAGTCATTTTAATGGAATCCTGTGCTGTAATAGCATTCGATATTAAAGTAAGTAAGAATATAATTTTAAGTTTCATAATTTTATAATTTAGGTTACTTTTTAAAATGACCAATCAAATTTAAACAAAAATTATTTCAATTTACCACAATTGTCCCACTTCTTCCTTAATCAAGTCCAAAGCAGCATAAGTAGGCGAGACTTTATCTACTAAACTACTCACTACAAATTCTCTCAAAGCAGCAGCGGTCTGAACTTTTTCGTTTTGAGCAGCAATGCGAATCATTTGGATAGTCGCATTTTTAGCGGTTTGAATGATAGACCAACATTCGCCAGACACATAGATTTGTTGGCTTAAATTATGTTCAAATTCTTGTTGGATTTGGTCAATAATAAAATTTTCATATTCTTTTTTGTCATTGGTTACAGGGCTATTTCGCAATAGTATTTGTGCAGGATGAATGCGTTCCATTAATAATGTCAAACGTTCGTAGGCTTGTAAACGTAAAGGTAAAAGGTCTTTTTTGTTTTCTTTTTGTAATAACCAACGACGTGTGTTTTGTTGGTCTTTAAAATAACCTTCAAATAAAAAATAAGCAACACCTCCAGTTACTAATGAAGGTAATGTATATCCAAGGATTTCAAGTATTTTGGCTGTTTCCATTTGTTTTTTTCTATTTTTGAAACACAAAAATACGCATTTTGAGTTTGTAACGAAATAGTTTGTCATTCTAGAATCTTAAATAGCGTATCAATTGCAACGAAACCTTTATGGAAAATTACATTATCATTTTACTCTGTTTGGCTGCCTTTTTTGCAGGATTTATTGATGCTGTTGTAGGTGGTGGCGGACTAATTCAAACTCCAATGGGATTGATATTACTGCCCAATTTACCTGTTTCTACAGTAGTGGGAAGTCTGAAAATTCCTGCTTTTAGTGGTACTTCTTTCGCAGCCTACCAATACCTCAAAAAAGTGGATATGAATTGGAAATTACTTTCTATTATGATGTTATTAGCCTTTCCATCGGCTTTTTTAGGTTCGACTTTACTTACTTATGTGAGTAACGATTTTATGAAACCTATTTTGTTGGTGGTTCTTTCTTTTTTAGTGATTTACACTTATGCCAAGAAAAATTTTGGACAACAAATTGAAAAGAATATTTCCGCTCAAAGACAATTATTCAATGCTGTCAGTATTAGTTTCGTGATCGGTTTGTATGATGGTTTTATCGGACCTGGAACGGGAAGTTTTTTGGTGGTGGCGTTTATCGCTATCATGGGATTTGATTTTTTACATGCTTCCGCGAATGCAAAAATGGTCAATTTGGCTACCAATTTTGGCTCGATTTGTTTGTTTTTTATCAAAGGAAAAATCATTTGGGCAATTGCTATTCCGATGGCATTTAGCAATGCTTTAGGTGGTTTTTTGGGTGCTAAAATGGCTATTAATAAAGGAAATAACTTTATTCGGATTTTCTTTTTGGTGGTTGTAGTAGGTACATTAATTCGTTTTGGATACGATGTGTTTTTTAAGTAAACTAATCTATTGCAATATCTTTTCCTCCACGAATTCGTATCTCATTTGCCTTTTTAACATTTTCTTCTGTTTTTGTAACTAATGTTACAAAGTGTAACTTTAGTTTTTCTTTTTCATTTTCAAAATCCTCCACAATAATTTTCAGGATATGTTTTTCATCAACTAGATATTGATCGTAATCTGCAGTTATCCGTTCATTGTCAATTTGGAAAATAATAGATCCGTTTAAAGAATTTATATATTTTTCTTTTAAATTGTTTAAAGAAATTAAATGACGAGGCATGGAACTAAAGTTGTCTTTTGTTTTAATATAAACTTTTCCATAGTATTTGACATTATCAATTTCAATTTCTTCTTTTTCTATATTCATTGATTCGATTTCATTTGAGTTCATAGTCAAAAGATTTATTTCTTTAGCCAAAACACCATTAATATAAATAGCTGGTTTTTTAGTGAAATTAAATCGAGGTTTACTGTATACAACTCTTAT from the Flavobacterium ammonificans genome contains:
- a CDS encoding TolC family protein, whose amino-acid sequence is MKNCHRIKIFYLIVFSVFSSSYSQEVLTIENAIKIALENNFEIKIASNNYNIAKTNSTIGNAGMLPTLTASVAANNRVQNSTLTLQNGVVNALDNALNNSLNYGVSLDWTIFNGFKMFTRLEQLKELEKLGSTQLQQTIISKLSEVSSTYFNLVQQQQQLKALDSTLVISNQRLALAQNRFAIGKASKLEVLNAQVDLNTDNVVLLKQQEVFQNTKTLLNKILARDLQTQFNVIEKIKVDENLKLTELSDLVEKQNPQLVSLLLSKNVAELQLKQIKGDRYPVITLSSGYVFSETQASLGFAAATSARGFNYGFNAALNLFNGWNQNRNEKIAKIMLDNSKLTLNSQRLELQAQLNAAYQTYLTNNQLVVIENKNEIYAKQNLDITLDKFKIGTITTLEFRTAQLNYVNAKVRNSNAQFQAKLSEIVLKELAGIINLD
- a CDS encoding efflux RND transporter permease subunit, giving the protein MSLSTLSIKRPVFTIVVNLTIVLFGLIGYSFLGVREFPSIDPAQVSIRTNYTGANSDIIESQITEPLEKAINSIDGIRNVTSSSIQGSSNITVEFNLDKDLEEAANDVRDKVSQAIRNLPQDIDAPPVVSKADANSDAIISMTVQSDSRNALELSDFAENVIGQRLETIPGVSGIQIWGQKRYAMRLWIDPVKLASYGCTVSEVRNALVKQNVELPSGKITGSNTELMVRTIGNISKEEEFNNIIIRSEGDKIVRFSDIGKAEIGPENVETNMMQSGVPLVGVAIVPRPGANYLDIAKAFYKEFERFKKELPKDIKLNIVIDNTVFVKQSVIEVAETLGISILLVVLIIYLFFRDWAIAFRPLIDIPVSLIATFFIMWLFGFSINVLTLLAIVLATGLVVDDGIVVTENIFKKVEEGMSPIEAAIKGSNEIFFAVISISITLAAVFLPVIFLEGFVGRLFREFGVVIGAAVLVSAFVSLTLTPMLNAYLMKGGKQEKSKFYNLTEPYFQKLNSGYADSLARFMKKKWLSFPILIACFGLIYLFFNLLKKETAPYDDRSGMVLRVATSEGSSYEYTDRFMQEISKLVDDSIPEKKVALVITSPGFNASSVNSGFVRISLLQPNERKASQKEVAEKLTKWTSGYSEAKTSVIEQPTIAVNRRGGLPIQYIIQASNFEKLREKIPLFMEEAAKNETFSTTDVNLKFNKPEINVTIDREKAESLGISVLDVAQTLQLSLSGQRFGYFLRNGKQYQVIGQFEKNDRSKPLDLTSMFVKNNKGELIQMDNVITIEEQSNPTQLYHNNRFMSATVSAGLAPGKSIGDGIEAMNEIKDKVLDDSFTTDLGGESRDFVESSSNTSFAFGLALLLIFLILAAQFESFIDPIIIILTVPMAVAGALFSLWLFNQSWNIFSQIGTVMLIGLVTKNGILIVEFANQLREQGKPKLEAILEASEARLRPILMTSLAIALGALPIALSLGAASTSRIGMGVVIVGGTVFSLVLTLFVIPALYMMWSKTRKHYPEFDHIAEYEQEIK
- a CDS encoding efflux RND transporter periplasmic adaptor subunit, whose amino-acid sequence is MKIKTLVYSLLIIGLVGLIGYRITKNSSNGGPKDKGKEEKPITVSGYVVNLQTFDNNLALSGSIEADEQVEIRSEVSGIVTAIYFQEGSNVSKGQLLFKVNDIELRAQLAQAKTKESLSAENERRAKLLLQKEAISQEEYEVARADYKTTQAQSQLIQAQIEKTSVRAPFSGKIGLRSISPGTYVTPSLLVAKLVNSGQLKITFSIPEKYASQVKKNATISFKVSGSDQSYSAKVYAIEPEVEIATRTLQVRALASNKDGKLFPGTFADVELPLDIIKDAVVIPTEAIIPVQNGKKVFIANKGMAKEVLVETATRTDASILILSGLKAGDTVLTSGVMSLKDESPIVVKIK
- a CDS encoding DUF559 domain-containing protein yields the protein MQQNLLQTPIEYLKGVGPNRGELLRKELGIFKYGDLVNFFPNRYIDRTRYYKVNELQNTVSEVQIIGKIIHIKTVEFGKNKKRLVATFVDDTGQMELVWFQGHKWIRESLKLNEVMVIFGKCTSFNGTFNMAHPEIELLSEHQKSLRSAMQAIYPSTETLANRGVSNRVIIKMMQQLFLETQNLFSETLPDYLLDELKLISKKAALFNIHFPQSSEALAKAQFRLKFEELFFIQLQLITKNLIQKHKIKGHPFTSVGQHFNDFYQNHLPFELTNAQKRVIKEIRTDMGSNAQMNRLLQGDVGSGKTIVAFMSMLLAIDNGFQACLMAPTEILANQHFLGLSELAKTANINIKLLTGSTKTAERKIIHEALEDGSLHILIGTHALLEDKVQFKNLGLAVIDEQHRFGVEQRSKLWKKASPDPSKRGETERILKKYQTARPSMYTLLKELKNENKKKSTQAENILWECLRDKNLNSKFRRQHIIDVFIVDFICLEKNLIIEVDGGYHNTAEQREADELRTNILNEIGFKVIRFTNEEVIHNTENVLKKITSILESLPSGEVGGAIIPPHVLVMTATPIPRTLAMSLYGDLDISVIDELPPGRKPIQTVHRFDSNRLKVWKFLKDEIALGRQIYIVYPLIQESEKMDFKDLMDGYESISRDFPLPQYSISILHGKMKPADKESEMKRFAEGKTNIMVATTVIEVGVNVPNASVMIIESAERFGLSQLHQLRGRVGRGAEQSYCILMTSHKLSSDSKTRMETMVSTNDGFEIAEVDLKLRGPGDLMGTQQSGVLNLQIADIVKDRDILMLARNYALKLLREDASMQKPEHATMRTVFIEMTKKKNIWNYIS
- a CDS encoding YhcH/YjgK/YiaL family protein: MILDTLDNYQLYQSINERIAKGFEFLHNTDLDAIPSGKHDIDGDTIFALVQEYQTKPLAECKLESHKKYIDIQYVIRGEEFMGITTKNNQKILEVNEDKDYTFYEGTTSLVLVSKGMFTIFFPDDLHQPCVQTELASEVKKVVIKVLIQ
- a CDS encoding DUF1697 domain-containing protein; translation: MTTHLALLRGINVSGHNMIKMEALKTTLENCGFQNVTTYIQSGNVFVTTEEENPAKVGFLIKQELFKAFGHEVPVVVVNKSDLEACMTNNPYLKEKDLDTKKLYVAFVSIGLRSDSINDLKMSQVKPDQAHIDGNRIYIKYAVGAGKTRLDQKYIEKKLNVTATIRNWNTVTQLLEMYTAFD
- a CDS encoding sulfite exporter TauE/SafE family protein; its protein translation is MENYIIILLCLAAFFAGFIDAVVGGGGLIQTPMGLILLPNLPVSTVVGSLKIPAFSGTSFAAYQYLKKVDMNWKLLSIMMLLAFPSAFLGSTLLTYVSNDFMKPILLVVLSFLVIYTYAKKNFGQQIEKNISAQRQLFNAVSISFVIGLYDGFIGPGTGSFLVVAFIAIMGFDFLHASANAKMVNLATNFGSICLFFIKGKIIWAIAIPMAFSNALGGFLGAKMAINKGNNFIRIFFLVVVVGTLIRFGYDVFFK